A region of Bacillus cabrialesii DNA encodes the following proteins:
- a CDS encoding metal ABC transporter solute-binding protein, Zn/Mn family, whose product MKQGLMAAALLACFTLTGCGTDSAGKSADQRLQVTATTSQIADAAENIGGKHVKVTSLMGPGVDPHLYKASQGDTKKLVSADVVLYSGLHLEGKMEDVLQKIGEQKQAAAVAENIPKSKLISAGEGKTYDPHVWFSIPLWIYAVDEIEAQFSKAMPEHADDFQKNAKEYKEDLQYLDKWARQEIANIPEKSRVLVTAHDAFAYFGKEYGFQVKGLQGLSTDSDYGLKDVQELVDLLTEKHIKAVFVESSVSEKSINAVVEGAKEKGHTVTIGGQLYSDAMGEKGTKEGTYEGMFRHNINTITKALK is encoded by the coding sequence ATGAAACAGGGACTGATGGCAGCAGCGCTTTTGGCCTGTTTTACTTTAACGGGATGCGGAACGGATTCAGCCGGAAAAAGCGCTGATCAGCGGTTACAGGTAACGGCTACAACATCTCAAATTGCTGATGCAGCCGAAAACATCGGAGGAAAGCATGTAAAAGTCACCTCTTTAATGGGGCCGGGGGTCGATCCGCATCTTTACAAAGCCTCACAAGGGGACACTAAAAAATTAGTATCAGCTGATGTTGTACTGTACAGCGGTTTGCATTTAGAAGGGAAAATGGAGGATGTTCTCCAAAAAATAGGCGAACAAAAACAAGCAGCGGCAGTCGCAGAGAACATACCAAAAAGCAAGCTTATTTCTGCCGGAGAAGGCAAGACATACGACCCGCACGTTTGGTTCAGTATTCCGTTATGGATCTATGCGGTGGATGAAATCGAAGCGCAATTCAGCAAAGCGATGCCTGAACATGCGGATGATTTTCAGAAAAATGCCAAAGAGTACAAAGAAGATTTGCAATATTTAGATAAGTGGGCGCGCCAGGAGATCGCAAACATTCCGGAGAAAAGCCGTGTGCTTGTTACCGCTCACGATGCCTTTGCGTATTTTGGGAAAGAGTATGGTTTTCAGGTGAAAGGCCTGCAGGGACTCAGCACGGATTCGGATTACGGATTAAAGGATGTTCAGGAGCTGGTCGATCTCCTGACAGAAAAACACATAAAAGCTGTTTTTGTCGAAAGCAGCGTATCTGAAAAATCAATAAATGCAGTGGTGGAAGGCGCTAAAGAAAAAGGTCATACAGTCACAATCGGCGGTCAGCTTTATTCGGATGCCATGGGTGAAAAGGGGACAAAAGAAGGCACATACGAAGGGATGTTCCGCCACAATATCAACACCATCACTAAAGCGCTTAAATAA
- the menC gene encoding o-succinylbenzoate synthase, with product MIEIEKITLYHLSMNLKKPFKNSIETLQERKFLIVEAIDTSGVTGWGEVSAFSSPWYTEETIDTCLHMLKDFFIPNVVGREFTHPSDIPDSLARYKGNRMAKAGLESAVWDIYAKKKGMSLAEALGGTRDKVPAGVVVGLAPLDDMLKEIERYQKEGYQRIKIKIQPGQDVELVKAIRSRFPNIPLMADANSSYELKDISRLKELDEYHLMMIEQPLQADDIVDHRHLQKHLKTAICLDESICSADDARRAIELGSCKIINIKPSRVGGLTEALKIHDLCREHHMQVWCGGMLETGISRAQNVALASLPQFTIPGDISSSSRYWDEDIVTPDIRIENGFISVSKQPGLGIEVNQDIMRKYVTKMDVFTQHG from the coding sequence ATGATCGAAATTGAGAAAATTACGCTTTACCATTTGAGCATGAATTTAAAGAAACCGTTCAAAAACAGTATAGAAACGCTTCAAGAGCGTAAATTTCTGATCGTGGAAGCCATTGATACATCCGGTGTCACAGGCTGGGGAGAGGTATCTGCGTTCTCTTCGCCTTGGTACACCGAGGAAACCATTGACACATGCTTGCACATGCTAAAGGATTTTTTTATTCCCAATGTTGTCGGCCGTGAATTCACACATCCTTCCGACATCCCGGACAGTCTGGCGCGCTATAAAGGAAACCGTATGGCAAAAGCGGGGCTTGAATCGGCTGTCTGGGATATCTATGCGAAAAAGAAGGGGATGTCTCTTGCCGAGGCATTGGGCGGGACAAGAGATAAAGTACCTGCCGGGGTGGTTGTCGGCCTGGCGCCCCTTGACGATATGCTGAAGGAAATTGAGCGTTATCAAAAAGAGGGTTATCAACGAATAAAAATTAAAATTCAGCCAGGGCAGGATGTGGAATTGGTCAAGGCCATCCGCAGCCGATTCCCAAACATCCCGCTCATGGCCGATGCCAATTCTTCGTATGAACTGAAGGATATCAGCCGCTTAAAGGAGCTTGATGAGTATCATTTAATGATGATTGAGCAGCCGCTTCAAGCTGACGACATCGTTGATCACCGCCACTTGCAGAAACATTTGAAAACTGCCATTTGCCTTGATGAAAGTATTTGTTCGGCAGATGATGCGAGACGGGCGATTGAACTCGGAAGCTGCAAAATCATTAATATTAAGCCATCCCGTGTCGGCGGCTTAACAGAAGCCTTAAAAATTCATGATTTATGCAGAGAGCATCATATGCAGGTGTGGTGCGGCGGAATGCTGGAAACCGGCATTTCCAGAGCGCAAAACGTGGCGCTTGCTTCACTGCCGCAATTTACAATACCGGGTGATATATCCTCATCCTCACGCTATTGGGATGAGGATATCGTGACCCCTGATATCCGTATTGAGAATGGATTTATTTCTGTGTCAAAACAGCCTGGTTTAGGGATAGAGGTGAACCAGGACATTATGCGAAAATATGTGACCAAAATGGATGTTTTCACACAGCATGGATAA